The following are from one region of the Meriones unguiculatus strain TT.TT164.6M chromosome 13 unlocalized genomic scaffold, Bangor_MerUng_6.1 Chr13_unordered_Scaffold_33, whole genome shotgun sequence genome:
- the LOC132650799 gene encoding zinc finger protein 84-like — protein sequence RTHTGEKPYKCNQCGKAFAKNSHLMSHKRTHTGDKPYECNECGKAFAENSTLLSHKRTHTGEKPYECNQCGKAFAQNSHLISHKRTHTGEKPYECNECGKAFAKNSHLMSHKRTHTGEKPHECNECGKAFAENSTLLIHKRTHTGEKPYECNQCGKSFAENSHLIRHKRTHTGEKPYECNECGKAFAENSTLLSHKRTHTGEKPYECNECGKAFAENSTLLSHKRTHTGEKPYECNQCGKAFAQNSTLLIHKRTHTGEKPYECNECGKAFAKNSHLMSHKRTHTGEKPYECNECGKAFAENSHLIRHKRTHTGKKPYEYTQPDKAFAQQSSLQKQEKTHSGEKPYKRTHSGKMSDSNQCEKTFGLQNHLHTHERNPNGQKACECFKH from the exons agaacacacactggagagaagccttacaaatgtaatcaatgtggtaaagcctttgcaaaaaacagtcatctcatgagccataaaagaacacacactggagataaaccttatgaatgtaatgagtgtggcaaagcctttgcagaaaacagtactctcttaagccataaaagaacacatactggagagaaaccttatgaatgtaaccagtgtggtaaagcctttgcacaaaacagtcatctcataagccataaaagaacacacactggagagaaaccttatgaatgtaatgagtgtggtaaagcctttgcaaaaaacagtcatctcatgagccataaaagaacacacactggagagaaacctcatgaatgtaatgagtgtggcaaagcctttgcagaaaacagtactctcttaatccataaaagaacacacactggagagaaaccttatgaatgtaaccagtgtggtaaatcctttgcagaaaacagtcatctcataagacataaaagaacacatactggagagaaaccttatgaatgtaatgagtgtggcaaagcctttgcagaaaacagtactctcttaagccataaaagaacacacactggagagaaaccttatgaatgtaatgagtgtggcaaagcctttgcagaaaacagtactctcttaagccataaaagaacacacactggagagaaaccttatgaatgtaaccagtgtggtaaagcctttgcacaaaacagtactctcttaatccataaaagaacacacactggagagaaaccttatgaatgtaatgagtgtggtaaagcctttgcaaaaaacagtcatctcatgagccataaaagaacacacactggagagaaaccttatgaatgtaatgagtgtggcaaagcctttgcagaaaacagtcatctcataagacataaaagaacacatactggaaagaaaccttatgaatatacccaacctgataaagcctttgcacagcagagtagtctccaaaaacaggaaaagacacacagtggagagaagcctt ataaaagaacacattctggaaagatgtctgacagtaaccaatgtgaaaaaacttttggacttcagaatcatcttcacactcatgaaagaaatcctaacggacagaaagcctgtgagtgctttaaacat